From the genome of Hathewaya histolytica, one region includes:
- a CDS encoding superoxide dismutase, with protein sequence MTYTLPDLPYEYNALEPYYDEETLRIHHDVHHKSYVDGLNNAESKLDEARSKGDYALIKHWEKELAFHGSGHILHTLFWENMCPSKNEPGGKLLDQIEKDFGSYENFQKQFSAAAIAVEGSGWAILCWNPCFNKLVILQCEKHQNLTQWGVAPLLVLDVWEHAYYLKYRNKRADFVNAFYNIINWNSVNMRFTKATSL encoded by the coding sequence ATGACATATACTTTACCAGACTTACCTTATGAATATAATGCTTTAGAACCTTATTATGATGAAGAAACACTTAGGATACATCATGATGTACATCATAAGTCTTATGTAGATGGATTAAATAATGCGGAAAGTAAGTTAGATGAGGCTAGAAGTAAGGGAGATTATGCTTTAATTAAACATTGGGAAAAAGAACTTGCTTTTCATGGTTCAGGGCATATTCTTCATACATTATTTTGGGAAAATATGTGCCCAAGCAAAAATGAACCAGGTGGAAAATTATTAGATCAAATAGAAAAGGATTTTGGAAGTTATGAAAATTTTCAAAAGCAATTTTCTGCAGCAGCTATAGCTGTAGAAGGTTCAGGATGGGCAATATTATGCTGGAATCCTTGTTTTAATAAACTTGTAATTCTTCAATGTGAAAAACATCAAAACTTAACTCAATGGGGTGTAGCACCATTATTAGTTTTGGATGTATGGGAGCATGCATATTACTTAAAGTATAGAAATAAAAGAGCGGATTTTGTAAATGCATTTTACAATATTATTAATTGGAATTCTGTTAATATGAGATTTACAAAGGCTACA